A genomic stretch from Flavobacterium humidisoli includes:
- a CDS encoding glycoside hydrolase family 43 protein, with amino-acid sequence MKNISKILLVIISCFFTINIEAQNPIIKDIFTADPAPLVHKGILYLYTGHDVATTEDTNYKMADWHVFSTTNMKDWKDHGAVLSPNTFSWATGDAYAAQCIERDGKFYWFVSTFHKKDEVSQGGAAIGVAVSDSPTGPFKDAIGKALIINEMTTDMKYGWDDIDPTVFVDGDGQAYMFWGNGSCKWVKLKKNMIELDGAITTFKPKNYIEGSWVYKRKGLYYLVYASEGTKPEMIEYCTAKNIAGPWTYQGIIQENVHNSFTTHPGIIDYKGKSYFFYHNGSLSTGGSYRRSICVDYMHYNKDGTIQKIIQTAEGVNRIK; translated from the coding sequence ATGAAAAATATAAGTAAAATTTTATTGGTGATCATTTCTTGTTTTTTTACAATAAACATAGAAGCACAAAACCCTATTATTAAAGACATCTTTACAGCAGATCCTGCTCCTCTTGTACACAAGGGAATCTTGTATTTATATACAGGACACGATGTAGCCACTACGGAAGATACTAATTATAAAATGGCTGACTGGCATGTGTTTTCGACAACAAATATGAAAGACTGGAAAGATCATGGAGCGGTGCTTTCGCCTAACACATTTTCATGGGCAACGGGCGATGCGTATGCCGCTCAATGCATCGAGAGAGACGGAAAGTTTTATTGGTTTGTTTCGACATTTCATAAAAAAGATGAGGTAAGCCAAGGCGGTGCAGCAATAGGCGTTGCGGTATCAGATAGTCCTACAGGCCCTTTTAAAGATGCGATTGGAAAAGCACTTATAATAAACGAAATGACAACCGATATGAAGTATGGCTGGGATGATATTGATCCGACTGTGTTTGTGGATGGCGATGGGCAGGCATATATGTTCTGGGGCAACGGAAGCTGTAAATGGGTTAAACTTAAAAAGAATATGATAGAGCTAGATGGAGCTATTACCACCTTCAAGCCTAAAAACTATATTGAAGGATCTTGGGTTTATAAAAGAAAAGGGCTTTATTATTTGGTATATGCCAGTGAAGGTACAAAACCTGAAATGATAGAATACTGCACAGCTAAAAATATTGCGGGACCTTGGACGTATCAAGGAATTATTCAGGAAAATGTGCACAATAGTTTTACCACACATCCTGGTATTATAGATTATAAAGGAAAATCATACTTCTTTTATCATAACGGAAGTCTGTCAACAGGCGGCAGCTACAGACGTTCC
- a CDS encoding RagB/SusD family nutrient uptake outer membrane protein produces the protein MKKIKYILIVLSGVLSITSCDTNELELNNPNALSPETFFKTEAQVQSAVNASYANLQTRGLYGRNLFFAMDLMGHDALGNPQLEGNKKPFQDFSFNGGNDIIQYYWESCYMGISRANFVLDNEQKINALPASILSQEKKNKYLGEAHFLRAYYYFLLVRRFGDLPIYKTGTIVGNARSPKAEVYALIEEDLVFASQNLLPKGSESAGRANKEAAYAQLGKVLLYQKKYTEALVALNNVTGYSLEDKGNFYNNFMEETEHGKESIFEIEFDEKNGTGDQWGAVGDSGGTGFEESTLRGQEYGNLSWYNVYPSDDLLDSYEAGDNRFGDTFYVPGSSYLKGTKVMVASNFTTSAGIRRAGWKKYQNYYNREDEATRSSINFKVMRYADVLLMKAECENQRDGGSQTAAIEYIKEVRDRANLTTNIAPTKEAVFAAIVHERQVEFAGEQSRFDDIIRWGIANTVLQGTGFTAGKSELWPIPNRETSSNPKIKPSDNNPGY, from the coding sequence ATGAAAAAAATTAAATATATACTTATAGTACTGTCTGGAGTTTTAAGCATAACTTCATGTGACACGAACGAATTAGAATTGAATAATCCCAATGCTTTATCGCCTGAAACTTTCTTTAAAACTGAAGCACAGGTGCAGTCTGCTGTAAATGCTTCTTATGCAAATCTTCAGACCAGAGGACTTTATGGAAGAAATCTCTTCTTTGCGATGGATCTTATGGGGCATGACGCTTTAGGGAATCCGCAATTAGAAGGTAATAAGAAACCTTTTCAGGATTTTTCTTTTAACGGAGGAAATGATATTATTCAATATTACTGGGAATCTTGTTATATGGGAATCTCCAGAGCGAATTTTGTGTTAGATAATGAACAGAAAATTAACGCTCTTCCAGCTTCTATTTTATCTCAGGAAAAAAAGAACAAATATTTAGGAGAAGCTCATTTTTTAAGAGCTTACTATTACTTTCTACTAGTAAGACGTTTTGGTGATTTGCCGATTTATAAAACAGGTACTATTGTCGGAAATGCAAGAAGCCCTAAAGCAGAGGTATATGCTTTGATTGAAGAGGATCTGGTATTTGCATCTCAAAATCTTTTGCCAAAAGGATCAGAATCTGCAGGAAGAGCTAATAAAGAAGCCGCTTATGCGCAATTGGGTAAAGTATTGTTATATCAAAAGAAATATACTGAAGCTTTAGTAGCGCTTAATAATGTGACGGGTTACAGTCTTGAAGATAAAGGGAATTTTTACAACAACTTTATGGAAGAAACGGAGCATGGCAAAGAATCGATTTTTGAAATTGAGTTTGATGAAAAAAATGGAACCGGTGATCAATGGGGGGCTGTTGGTGATAGTGGAGGAACAGGCTTTGAGGAGTCGACACTAAGAGGTCAGGAATATGGAAATCTTAGCTGGTATAATGTTTATCCGTCAGACGATCTTTTAGATTCTTATGAAGCAGGTGATAACCGCTTTGGAGATACTTTTTATGTGCCAGGATCATCTTATTTAAAAGGAACCAAGGTAATGGTAGCAAGTAATTTTACTACCTCTGCAGGTATTAGAAGAGCAGGGTGGAAAAAATATCAAAACTATTACAATAGAGAAGATGAAGCAACAAGATCAAGCATTAACTTTAAAGTAATGCGTTATGCGGATGTGCTGCTCATGAAAGCAGAATGCGAAAACCAAAGAGATGGCGGTTCGCAGACAGCAGCAATAGAATATATCAAAGAGGTACGCGACAGAGCCAACCTGACAACTAACATTGCTCCAACAAAAGAGGCTGTTTTTGCAGCAATTGTTCACGAACGTCAAGTAGAATTTGCCGGAGAACAATCTCGTTTTGATGATATTATAAGATGGGGTATAGCAAATACTGTATTACAAGGAACAGGTTTTACTGCTGGTAAAAGCGAGTTATGGCCAATACCAAACAGAGAAACCTCGTCTAATCCTAAAATAAAGCCTAGTGATAATAATCCTGGTTATTAA
- a CDS encoding SusC/RagA family TonB-linked outer membrane protein, whose amino-acid sequence MNLKLKIALIGLLIVSSHSIMAQSKTIHGVITDPSGFPLPGAGINVEGTQNSASTDFDGKYSLKGVNPTDKVTFSYVGLVSQTITVGERSSINVTLVQSTQNLNEVVVAYGTQKRTKVTGAVSTVSSKDIAAVPITNAESALQGRAAGVTVVNGAPGSNPTVSIRGLATMGNSAPLYVIDGVLTGNLSGLSPNDIESISVLKDASTTALYGSKAFNGVIMVTTKKGKKGPGQLSFGTYVGGQEVTKRYNVLNTQQYLQYAKDLGSDLTARAAEFGNINTNWQDQIFQTGLMQDYNLSFSNGTENSTSRYSAEYMKQEGAIVNTGFERYSFRANNTQDIGKLKVGSNIGVSFSTINPERTAGGRTLLEHAIKMAPYLPIYNQDNLGGYQGPSAIDGNDAENPVRVANLGYQKINNLSIIGNIYAELEIYKGLKFRSQVSLDYYTGKDHTFIPSFQDGSYHKQAFSSTNETNSQGQTIVFDNSLTYKTTIANKHNLEVLGVITKIDGKSQSVAAGSRYYISNEIDQLRYNEGSLGSANYEEKNLGYIVRINYDYDDKYMLAVSGRRDASSRFGSNNRWGNFYSIAAGWNIAKENFMQNSIFSTLKLRASTGTTGNDRIDNYQYSATLIANYNYPIGGENAPGVSLGVAANPDLKWESKLDRNIGIDFGFFDEKLTGSFEYFNNKSSDILFAVPLAASVGSAGGGTQIQNIADVKVSGFEVSIGYNDRKGDFTWSAVANLGTSKNEVVSLAPGVTSVLGGPSPRAGLENFSRLEVGQPLFYFYGYQTNGIYQNQAEVDAVFGPGQTSVKPGDIKIVDRDGNKVINSDDKTNIGNPYPDFTYGLNLSAAYKNFDFNCFITGVAGNDIYNANTFDLKGMNRLFNASTDVLDRANVVNGVVTNPSATLPRAQGADINWSSANQRYIEDGSFTRLKNIALGYTLSGDAFKSYFSKARFYVSGQNLITITNYSGLDPEIARADANANSAGLDLGRYPQPKSVIFGIDVTF is encoded by the coding sequence ATGAACTTAAAACTCAAAATTGCACTAATCGGACTGCTGATCGTGAGCAGTCATAGTATAATGGCACAATCAAAGACCATTCATGGCGTGATTACCGACCCCTCAGGATTTCCGTTGCCTGGTGCCGGTATTAATGTAGAAGGAACGCAGAATAGCGCATCAACAGATTTTGACGGTAAATACTCTTTAAAAGGAGTTAATCCAACCGATAAAGTAACTTTTTCTTATGTGGGCTTAGTATCACAGACTATTACTGTGGGAGAAAGAAGCTCGATTAATGTAACTCTTGTTCAATCTACACAAAATTTAAATGAAGTTGTAGTAGCCTATGGTACTCAAAAGAGAACTAAGGTTACTGGTGCAGTTTCAACGGTAAGCTCAAAAGATATTGCCGCTGTACCTATTACAAATGCTGAATCTGCACTGCAAGGACGCGCGGCAGGGGTTACCGTTGTAAATGGTGCGCCAGGCTCTAATCCTACAGTTAGTATTCGCGGTCTGGCTACAATGGGAAATAGTGCTCCGCTTTATGTAATTGACGGAGTATTAACTGGAAATCTTTCTGGTTTAAGCCCTAATGACATTGAGAGCATCTCTGTTTTGAAAGACGCTTCGACTACAGCTTTATACGGTTCTAAAGCTTTTAATGGTGTTATTATGGTTACTACCAAAAAAGGTAAAAAAGGCCCAGGTCAGTTAAGCTTTGGCACTTACGTTGGAGGACAGGAAGTGACAAAAAGGTATAATGTTTTAAATACACAACAATACCTTCAGTATGCTAAAGATTTAGGAAGTGATTTAACCGCTAGAGCAGCTGAGTTTGGAAACATAAATACCAACTGGCAAGACCAGATTTTTCAAACAGGACTTATGCAGGATTATAATTTGAGTTTTTCAAATGGTACAGAAAATTCTACAAGCCGTTATTCTGCAGAATATATGAAACAGGAAGGAGCCATTGTTAATACAGGTTTCGAACGTTATTCTTTTAGAGCTAATAACACGCAGGATATTGGTAAATTAAAAGTAGGAAGCAATATTGGTGTTTCTTTCAGTACCATTAATCCAGAACGTACTGCAGGAGGAAGAACATTATTAGAACATGCTATAAAAATGGCACCTTATTTACCGATATATAACCAAGATAATTTAGGCGGTTACCAAGGACCTAGCGCTATTGATGGCAATGACGCAGAAAACCCTGTTCGTGTAGCTAATTTAGGATATCAGAAAATAAATAACTTATCGATCATTGGAAACATTTATGCTGAACTGGAAATCTACAAGGGGTTAAAATTCAGATCACAAGTTTCTTTAGATTATTATACAGGTAAAGATCATACTTTCATTCCAAGTTTTCAGGATGGTTCTTACCATAAGCAGGCGTTTTCTTCAACAAACGAAACAAATTCTCAAGGACAGACGATCGTTTTTGATAATAGTTTAACTTATAAAACGACTATTGCCAACAAACATAATCTGGAAGTTTTAGGAGTTATTACTAAAATTGATGGAAAATCGCAAAGTGTTGCAGCTGGCAGCCGTTACTACATTTCAAATGAAATTGATCAGTTGAGATATAATGAAGGAAGTTTGGGTTCTGCAAATTATGAAGAAAAAAACTTAGGGTATATTGTTCGTATTAACTATGACTACGATGATAAATATATGCTGGCAGTTTCAGGACGTAGAGACGCATCTTCTCGTTTTGGATCAAATAATCGCTGGGGTAATTTTTATTCTATTGCTGCAGGTTGGAATATAGCGAAGGAAAATTTCATGCAAAATTCTATTTTCAGCACATTAAAACTTAGAGCGAGTACAGGAACAACAGGAAATGACAGAATAGACAATTACCAATACAGCGCTACTTTAATAGCAAATTACAATTATCCAATTGGAGGAGAGAATGCACCTGGAGTTTCTTTGGGAGTGGCAGCTAATCCAGACTTAAAATGGGAGTCAAAATTGGATAGAAATATTGGTATTGATTTTGGATTTTTTGATGAAAAGCTAACGGGTTCATTTGAATATTTCAACAACAAGAGTAGTGATATTCTTTTTGCAGTTCCTCTTGCAGCTTCTGTTGGATCTGCAGGCGGTGGAACGCAGATTCAAAATATTGCTGACGTAAAAGTAAGCGGTTTTGAAGTTTCGATTGGATACAACGACAGAAAAGGAGACTTTACATGGTCTGCTGTGGCAAATTTAGGTACCAGTAAAAATGAGGTGGTGAGTTTAGCTCCAGGGGTAACAAGCGTTTTAGGCGGACCTTCACCAAGAGCAGGTTTAGAGAATTTTTCAAGATTAGAAGTAGGTCAGCCGTTATTTTACTTTTACGGATATCAGACCAACGGAATTTATCAAAATCAAGCAGAAGTAGATGCTGTTTTTGGACCAGGCCAGACATCTGTAAAACCAGGTGATATCAAAATTGTTGATCGTGATGGAAATAAAGTGATTAATTCAGATGACAAAACAAACATCGGAAATCCATATCCTGATTTTACCTATGGTTTAAACCTTAGTGCGGCTTATAAAAACTTTGATTTCAATTGCTTTATAACTGGTGTGGCGGGTAACGACATCTACAATGCCAATACTTTTGATCTAAAAGGAATGAACCGTTTGTTTAATGCCAGCACAGATGTTTTAGATAGAGCAAATGTTGTAAATGGAGTTGTTACAAATCCTTCTGCAACATTGCCAAGAGCTCAAGGGGCAGATATTAACTGGTCTTCAGCAAACCAGCGTTATATAGAAGATGGCTCTTTTACGAGATTAAAAAACATCGCTTTAGGATATACCTTATCTGGAGATGCTTTTAAAAGCTATTTCTCAAAAGCAAGATTCTACGTAAGCGGACAGAACCTTATTACCATAACAAATTACTCAGGTTTAGATCCAGAAATTGCTCGTGCAGATGCTAATGCGAACTCAGCAGGTCTTGATTTAGGAAGGTATCCACAGCCAAAATCGGTAATTTTTGGAATTGATGTTACATTTTAA
- a CDS encoding glycoside hydrolase family 97 protein produces MNLKSLILVCLVSFLKLNAQSIVKSPDGKLIVSVSISNGIPLYSVTYNKKSFIEKSPLGLKTNAGDFSSGLSLERNVKENKIDETYQLRNIKQSSVHYMANEAIFSFTKENTSVLDVIFRVSNNNVAFKYKLYPQKETLSCVVQEEVSGFLFPKETTTFLCPQSNPMTGFARTAPSYETSYTLDDAVGKNGLGNGYTFPCLFKVSNSGWLLISETGVDSGYCASRLIGHENGLYKIGFPMPGENNGNGTTSPGISLTGETPWRTITIGETLAPIVETTIPFDLVKPKYEASKEYQYTKGTWSWIMKMDNNTTFPVQKQYIDFSASMGYETILIDALWDTQIGRDKIAELAAYGSQKGVGLYLWYNSNGYWNDAPQGPKGLMDNAAIRRREMAWMKSIGIKGIKVDFFGGDKQVTMKLYEDILTDANDFGIMVIFHGCTLPRGWERMYPNFASSEAVLASENLHFGQQSCDDEAVNAATHTFIRNTVGSMDFGGSALNKFYNSDNIANKGSKRMTSDVFALATSVLFQSGVQHFALAPNNLYDAPDWAIKFMKEVPTVWDEVRFLDGYPGRYVLLARRKGAKWYIAGINAENKTLKTKLKLDMFSSGTAVNYYTDDDQLNGKVNALRINKNKEIEIKIPRNGGIVIVN; encoded by the coding sequence ATGAATCTTAAAAGTTTAATACTCGTATGTTTGGTTAGCTTTTTAAAACTAAACGCTCAGTCAATAGTAAAAAGTCCAGACGGAAAGCTCATAGTTTCGGTTTCTATAAGTAATGGAATTCCATTGTATAGCGTTACATACAATAAAAAGAGCTTTATCGAAAAATCTCCTTTAGGATTAAAGACAAATGCAGGAGATTTTAGCTCTGGCTTGTCTCTAGAAAGAAATGTGAAAGAAAATAAAATAGACGAGACTTACCAATTGCGCAACATAAAGCAAAGCAGCGTTCATTATATGGCAAACGAAGCCATTTTTTCATTCACAAAAGAGAATACATCTGTACTTGATGTGATTTTTAGAGTCAGCAACAATAATGTGGCATTTAAGTATAAATTATATCCACAGAAAGAAACACTTTCTTGTGTGGTTCAAGAAGAAGTTTCAGGGTTTTTATTCCCAAAAGAAACTACGACATTTCTTTGTCCGCAAAGTAATCCAATGACAGGATTTGCCAGAACAGCTCCGAGTTATGAAACCTCATATACACTAGATGATGCCGTCGGAAAGAATGGCTTAGGAAATGGTTACACATTTCCATGTTTATTTAAAGTAAGTAACAGCGGATGGCTTTTAATTTCTGAAACAGGTGTAGACAGCGGATATTGTGCAAGCAGGTTAATTGGGCATGAAAACGGGTTATACAAAATTGGATTTCCAATGCCGGGAGAAAATAACGGAAACGGGACAACTTCTCCAGGAATATCTCTTACAGGAGAAACGCCATGGCGCACCATTACGATTGGCGAAACACTTGCGCCTATTGTGGAGACCACTATTCCGTTTGATTTAGTTAAGCCAAAATATGAAGCGTCTAAAGAGTATCAGTACACAAAAGGCACTTGGAGCTGGATTATGAAAATGGATAATAATACCACTTTTCCAGTACAGAAGCAGTATATTGATTTTAGTGCTTCAATGGGATATGAAACCATTTTAATTGATGCGCTTTGGGATACGCAGATAGGCCGTGATAAAATAGCCGAATTAGCAGCATACGGCTCGCAGAAAGGCGTAGGACTTTATTTATGGTACAATTCAAATGGATATTGGAATGATGCTCCGCAGGGCCCGAAGGGATTAATGGATAATGCCGCTATTCGACGCAGAGAAATGGCATGGATGAAAAGCATTGGAATAAAAGGCATTAAAGTTGATTTTTTTGGAGGTGATAAGCAGGTCACCATGAAATTGTACGAAGATATTTTAACAGATGCGAATGATTTTGGAATTATGGTCATTTTTCATGGCTGTACCTTACCGCGAGGTTGGGAACGAATGTATCCTAATTTTGCCTCTAGCGAAGCGGTTTTGGCAAGTGAGAATTTGCATTTTGGGCAGCAAAGCTGTGATGATGAAGCTGTAAATGCAGCAACACATACTTTTATTAGAAATACGGTTGGTAGCATGGATTTTGGAGGAAGTGCTTTGAATAAATTCTATAACAGTGACAACATTGCAAATAAAGGTTCAAAAAGAATGACTTCTGATGTGTTTGCTCTAGCGACTTCAGTACTTTTTCAAAGCGGTGTCCAGCATTTTGCCTTAGCGCCAAATAATTTATATGATGCTCCAGATTGGGCTATAAAATTTATGAAAGAAGTGCCTACAGTATGGGATGAGGTTCGCTTTTTGGATGGATATCCAGGCAGATATGTATTACTGGCCAGAAGGAAAGGAGCAAAGTGGTATATCGCTGGAATTAATGCGGAAAACAAAACCCTTAAAACCAAACTAAAATTAGACATGTTTTCTTCTGGGACAGCGGTAAATTATTACACAGATGATGATCAGCTTAATGGAAAAGTAAATGCGCTGAGAATAAATAAAAACAAAGAAATAGAAATAAAAATACCTCGCAATGGAGGGATTGTAATAGTCAATTAA
- a CDS encoding glycoside hydrolase 43 family protein, protein MIKTQNFIYAVLAIIMNIFAGQAQNDKAQNPIIFADVPDLSIIRVKDTYYMSSTTMHMNPGVPIMKSKDLVNWHLVNYAYQTLEDNDDRLNLNHGKNDYGRGSWASSLRYHNGMYYVSTFSGTTGKTYIFSTKNIENGPWKKTVLNNSYHDHSLFFDDNGKAYLVWGGGKIQIVELKEDLSEVKEETKKVLIENANEPAKSDIMLPAEGSQLFKINGKYYLFNICWPKNGMRTVIIHRADSIAGPWEGKIGLQDLGVAQGGLIDIPDGRWFSYLFRDAGGVGRIPYLVPVKWEDGWPVLGENGKVPENLDLPAHKSLIPGIVNSDEFIRKNGENDLPLVWQWNHNPDNTYWSVKERKGYLRLRTSRIDSSFTQVKNILTQRTFGPVCSGSTMLEFSNMKEGDFAGLSLLQKDFGLVGIKVENGKKKIIMINAENGSPKEIESVLLNQDKIYFKAECNFKNQADQGRFYYSLDGKKWISIGRTIMMPYTLPHFMGYRFGLFNYASKTTGGYADFDYFRVEEKISESK, encoded by the coding sequence ATGATAAAAACACAAAATTTTATATATGCTGTTCTAGCCATTATAATGAACATTTTTGCAGGTCAGGCTCAAAATGACAAAGCTCAAAATCCTATTATTTTTGCAGATGTGCCTGATTTGTCTATAATTAGAGTTAAGGATACCTATTATATGAGCAGCACCACAATGCATATGAATCCTGGTGTTCCAATTATGAAATCTAAAGATTTAGTGAATTGGCATCTGGTAAATTATGCTTATCAAACTTTAGAAGATAATGATGATCGACTGAATTTAAATCATGGAAAAAATGATTACGGCAGAGGTTCTTGGGCAAGCAGTCTGCGTTATCATAACGGTATGTATTATGTGAGCACTTTTTCGGGAACAACGGGCAAGACTTATATTTTTTCTACAAAAAATATTGAAAACGGACCTTGGAAAAAAACTGTTTTAAACAATTCGTATCACGATCATTCCCTTTTTTTTGATGATAATGGTAAAGCTTATCTTGTTTGGGGCGGCGGAAAGATTCAAATAGTTGAATTAAAAGAAGATTTATCAGAAGTAAAGGAAGAGACCAAAAAAGTTTTAATAGAAAATGCCAATGAACCTGCGAAAAGCGATATAATGCTGCCGGCTGAAGGATCGCAGCTTTTTAAAATCAATGGAAAATATTATTTATTTAATATCTGCTGGCCCAAAAACGGTATGCGCACTGTAATCATACATAGAGCTGATTCGATTGCAGGACCTTGGGAAGGAAAAATAGGACTGCAGGATTTAGGCGTTGCACAAGGCGGACTTATTGATATTCCAGACGGCAGATGGTTTTCTTATTTATTTAGAGATGCTGGAGGTGTTGGCCGTATTCCGTATCTGGTTCCTGTAAAATGGGAAGACGGTTGGCCTGTATTGGGAGAAAATGGTAAAGTGCCAGAAAACCTAGACCTTCCAGCCCATAAAAGCCTGATTCCGGGAATTGTAAACTCAGATGAATTTATCCGTAAAAATGGAGAAAATGATTTGCCGCTGGTTTGGCAATGGAATCATAATCCAGATAATACATATTGGTCTGTTAAAGAGAGAAAAGGTTATTTAAGGTTAAGAACCTCTAGAATAGACAGCAGTTTTACGCAGGTAAAAAATATTTTGACACAAAGAACTTTTGGTCCTGTATGTTCGGGATCTACAATGCTAGAGTTTTCTAATATGAAAGAAGGAGATTTTGCAGGACTTTCATTGCTGCAAAAAGATTTTGGTTTAGTTGGAATAAAAGTCGAGAATGGCAAGAAAAAAATCATCATGATAAATGCTGAAAATGGAAGTCCAAAAGAAATAGAAAGTGTTTTATTGAATCAGGACAAAATCTATTTTAAAGCCGAATGCAATTTTAAAAACCAAGCCGACCAAGGAAGATTCTATTACAGTTTAGATGGCAAAAAATGGATTAGCATCGGAAGAACTATAATGATGCCATACACACTTCCTCATTTTATGGGCTATCGATTTGGGTTGTTTAATTATGCTTCAAAAACAACTGGAGGTTATGCAGATTTTGATTATTTCCGTGTAGAAGAGAAAATTTCAGAAAGTAAGTAA